One Anser cygnoides isolate HZ-2024a breed goose chromosome 4, Taihu_goose_T2T_genome, whole genome shotgun sequence genomic region harbors:
- the NDNF gene encoding protein NDNF isoform X5 — protein MLLLHCPLLLLLLPLSSRTQKLPTRDEELFQMQIRDKAFFHDSSVVPDGAEISSYLFRDTPKRYFFVVEEDNTPLAVTVTPCDAPLEWKLSVQELPEEASGEGSGEPEPLEQQKQQITNEEGTELFSYKGNDVEYFVSSSSPSGLYQLDLLSTEKDTHFKVYATTTPESDQPYPELPYDPRIDVTSLGRTTVTLAWKPSPTASLLKQPIQYCIVINKEHNFKSLCAVEAKLSSDDAFMMAPKPGLDFSPFDFAHFGFPTDNNAGKERGFLKSSSKFGRQTSSKPRVDLHKVCIGNKNIFTVSDLKPDTQYYFDMFAVNTNTNMSTAYVGTFARTKEEAKQKTVELKDGKVTDVFIKRKGAKFLRFAPVSSHQKVTFSVHSCLDAVQIQVRRDGKLLLSQNVEGVRQFQLRGKAKAKYLIRLKGSKKGASVLKILATTRPNKQSFPSLPEDTRIKAFDKLRTCSSVTVAWLGTQERNKFCIYKKEVDDNYNEEQKKREQNQCLGPDTRKKSEKVLCKYFHSQNIQKAVTTETIRGLQPGKSYLLDVYVIGHGGHSVKYQSKLVKTRKFC, from the exons ATGCTCCTGCTTCACTGCCCgctgctcttgctgctgctgccgctcaGCTCCAGGACACAGAAGTTGCCTACCAGAGATGAGGAGCTCTTCCAGATGCAGATTCGggacaaagcattttttcatgATTCATCAGTCGTCCCAGATGGAGCCGAAATTAGCAGCTACCTGTTCCGAGACACACCTAAAAG GTACTTCTTTGTGGTTGAAGAGGACAATACGCCTCTAGCAGTGACAGTGACACCTTGCGATGCCCCCCTGGAGTGGAAACTGAGTGTGCAAGAGCTCCCAGAGGAAGCCAGTGGAGAAGGTTCAG GTGAACCAGAACCTCTTGagcaacagaaacagcagaTTACTAATGAAGAAGGCACAGAGCTGTTCTCTTACAAAGGCAATGACGTCGAGTATTTTGTGTCCTCTAGTTCCCCTTCTGGTTTGTACCAACTAGACCTGCTGTCAACGGAGAAGGATACGCATTTTAAAGTGTATGCAACTACTACTCCAGAATCCGACCAACCTTACCCCGAATTACCTTATGATCCCAGAATTGATGTCACTTCTCTGGGACGTACAACAGTGACACTAGCATGGAAACCGAGTCCCACGGCCTCATTACTGAAACAGCCAATTCAGTATTGCATagtcatcaataaagaacaCAATTTCAAAAGCCTCTGTGCTGTTGAAGCCAAACTCAGTTCTGATGATGCCTTCATGATGGCTCCAAAGCCAGGTCTGGATTTCAGTCCATTCGACTTTGCCCATTTTGGCTTCCCCACAGACAACAACGCTGGCAAAGAACGTGGTTTCCTAAAATCATCATCAAAGTTTGGGCGCCAGACATCCTCAAAGCCGAGAGTTGACCTGCACAAAGTTTGTATCGGGAACAAGAATATCTTCACAGTGTCTGACCTGAAACCTGATACACAGTACTATTTTGACATGTTTGCAGTAAACACTAACACTAACATGAGCACTGCATATGTTGGCACCTTTGCTAGAACAAAGGAGGAGGCTAAGCAGAAGACAGTCGAACTGAAGGATGGCAAAGTTACAGATGTATTCATCAAGAGGAAGGGAGCCAAATTTCTACGGTTTGCTCCTGTTTCATCTCACCAGAAGGTCACCTTCTCTGTTCATTCCTGTCTGGATGCTGTTCAGATCCAAGTTAGAAGAGACGGCAAACTTCTCTTGTCTCAAAATGTGGAGGGAGTACGGCAGTTCCAGCtgcgaggaaaagcaaaagctaaaTACCTAATTaggctgaaaggaagcaaaaaaggtgcttctgtgctgaaGATCCTGGCAACAACAAGGCCTAACAAGCAGTcgtttccttctcttcctgaaGATACAAGAATCAAAGCCTTTGACAAACTCCGCACGTGTTCTTCAGTCACGGTGGCGTGGCTTGGCACACAGGAGAGAAACAAATTCTGCATCTACAAAAAGGAAGTGGATGACAATTACAAcgaggagcagaagaaaagagaacagaaccAGTGCTTGGGTCCAGATACgaggaagaaatcagaaaaggtTCTCTGTAAATACTTTCACAGCCAGAATATACAGAAAGCAGTCACCACAGAGACAATTCGGGGCCTGCAGCCTGGCAAGTCCTACCTGCTGGACGTTTATGTCATAGGGCATGGAGGGCACTCTGTCAAGTACCAGAGCAAACTGGTGAAAACGAGAAAGTTCTGTTAG
- the NDNF gene encoding protein NDNF isoform X2: MEAEGIGLCMPKGTAQQMLLLHCPLLLLLLPLSSRTQKLPTRDEELFQMQIRDKAFFHDSSVVPDGAEISSYLFRDTPKRYFFVVEEDNTPLAVTVTPCDAPLEWKLSVQELPEEASGEGSGEPEPLEQQKQQITNEEGTELFSYKGNDVEYFVSSSSPSGLYQLDLLSTEKDTHFKVYATTTPESDQPYPELPYDPRIDVTSLGRTTVTLAWKPSPTASLLKQPIQYCIVINKEHNFKSLCAVEAKLSSDDAFMMAPKPGLDFSPFDFAHFGFPTDNNAGKERGFLKSSSKFGRQTSSKPRVDLHKVCIGNKNIFTVSDLKPDTQYYFDMFAVNTNTNMSTAYVGTFARTKEEAKQKTVELKDGKVTDVFIKRKGAKFLRFAPVSSHQKVTFSVHSCLDAVQIQVRRDGKLLLSQNVEGVRQFQLRGKAKAKYLIRLKGSKKGASVLKILATTRPNKQSFPSLPEDTRIKAFDKLRTCSSVTVAWLGTQERNKFCIYKKEVDDNYNEEQKKREQNQCLGPDTRKKSEKVLCKYFHSQNIQKAVTTETIRGLQPGKSYLLDVYVIGHGGHSVKYQSKLVKTRKFC; encoded by the exons GATGCTCCTGCTTCACTGCCCgctgctcttgctgctgctgccgctcaGCTCCAGGACACAGAAGTTGCCTACCAGAGATGAGGAGCTCTTCCAGATGCAGATTCGggacaaagcattttttcatgATTCATCAGTCGTCCCAGATGGAGCCGAAATTAGCAGCTACCTGTTCCGAGACACACCTAAAAG GTACTTCTTTGTGGTTGAAGAGGACAATACGCCTCTAGCAGTGACAGTGACACCTTGCGATGCCCCCCTGGAGTGGAAACTGAGTGTGCAAGAGCTCCCAGAGGAAGCCAGTGGAGAAGGTTCAG GTGAACCAGAACCTCTTGagcaacagaaacagcagaTTACTAATGAAGAAGGCACAGAGCTGTTCTCTTACAAAGGCAATGACGTCGAGTATTTTGTGTCCTCTAGTTCCCCTTCTGGTTTGTACCAACTAGACCTGCTGTCAACGGAGAAGGATACGCATTTTAAAGTGTATGCAACTACTACTCCAGAATCCGACCAACCTTACCCCGAATTACCTTATGATCCCAGAATTGATGTCACTTCTCTGGGACGTACAACAGTGACACTAGCATGGAAACCGAGTCCCACGGCCTCATTACTGAAACAGCCAATTCAGTATTGCATagtcatcaataaagaacaCAATTTCAAAAGCCTCTGTGCTGTTGAAGCCAAACTCAGTTCTGATGATGCCTTCATGATGGCTCCAAAGCCAGGTCTGGATTTCAGTCCATTCGACTTTGCCCATTTTGGCTTCCCCACAGACAACAACGCTGGCAAAGAACGTGGTTTCCTAAAATCATCATCAAAGTTTGGGCGCCAGACATCCTCAAAGCCGAGAGTTGACCTGCACAAAGTTTGTATCGGGAACAAGAATATCTTCACAGTGTCTGACCTGAAACCTGATACACAGTACTATTTTGACATGTTTGCAGTAAACACTAACACTAACATGAGCACTGCATATGTTGGCACCTTTGCTAGAACAAAGGAGGAGGCTAAGCAGAAGACAGTCGAACTGAAGGATGGCAAAGTTACAGATGTATTCATCAAGAGGAAGGGAGCCAAATTTCTACGGTTTGCTCCTGTTTCATCTCACCAGAAGGTCACCTTCTCTGTTCATTCCTGTCTGGATGCTGTTCAGATCCAAGTTAGAAGAGACGGCAAACTTCTCTTGTCTCAAAATGTGGAGGGAGTACGGCAGTTCCAGCtgcgaggaaaagcaaaagctaaaTACCTAATTaggctgaaaggaagcaaaaaaggtgcttctgtgctgaaGATCCTGGCAACAACAAGGCCTAACAAGCAGTcgtttccttctcttcctgaaGATACAAGAATCAAAGCCTTTGACAAACTCCGCACGTGTTCTTCAGTCACGGTGGCGTGGCTTGGCACACAGGAGAGAAACAAATTCTGCATCTACAAAAAGGAAGTGGATGACAATTACAAcgaggagcagaagaaaagagaacagaaccAGTGCTTGGGTCCAGATACgaggaagaaatcagaaaaggtTCTCTGTAAATACTTTCACAGCCAGAATATACAGAAAGCAGTCACCACAGAGACAATTCGGGGCCTGCAGCCTGGCAAGTCCTACCTGCTGGACGTTTATGTCATAGGGCATGGAGGGCACTCTGTCAAGTACCAGAGCAAACTGGTGAAAACGAGAAAGTTCTGTTAG
- the NDNF gene encoding protein NDNF isoform X1 — MHLGCLLQCLCEFPLSCLCSEVSTSAAIPNAGETVFVMEAEGIGLCMPKGTAQQMLLLHCPLLLLLLPLSSRTQKLPTRDEELFQMQIRDKAFFHDSSVVPDGAEISSYLFRDTPKRYFFVVEEDNTPLAVTVTPCDAPLEWKLSVQELPEEASGEGSGEPEPLEQQKQQITNEEGTELFSYKGNDVEYFVSSSSPSGLYQLDLLSTEKDTHFKVYATTTPESDQPYPELPYDPRIDVTSLGRTTVTLAWKPSPTASLLKQPIQYCIVINKEHNFKSLCAVEAKLSSDDAFMMAPKPGLDFSPFDFAHFGFPTDNNAGKERGFLKSSSKFGRQTSSKPRVDLHKVCIGNKNIFTVSDLKPDTQYYFDMFAVNTNTNMSTAYVGTFARTKEEAKQKTVELKDGKVTDVFIKRKGAKFLRFAPVSSHQKVTFSVHSCLDAVQIQVRRDGKLLLSQNVEGVRQFQLRGKAKAKYLIRLKGSKKGASVLKILATTRPNKQSFPSLPEDTRIKAFDKLRTCSSVTVAWLGTQERNKFCIYKKEVDDNYNEEQKKREQNQCLGPDTRKKSEKVLCKYFHSQNIQKAVTTETIRGLQPGKSYLLDVYVIGHGGHSVKYQSKLVKTRKFC, encoded by the exons GATGCTCCTGCTTCACTGCCCgctgctcttgctgctgctgccgctcaGCTCCAGGACACAGAAGTTGCCTACCAGAGATGAGGAGCTCTTCCAGATGCAGATTCGggacaaagcattttttcatgATTCATCAGTCGTCCCAGATGGAGCCGAAATTAGCAGCTACCTGTTCCGAGACACACCTAAAAG GTACTTCTTTGTGGTTGAAGAGGACAATACGCCTCTAGCAGTGACAGTGACACCTTGCGATGCCCCCCTGGAGTGGAAACTGAGTGTGCAAGAGCTCCCAGAGGAAGCCAGTGGAGAAGGTTCAG GTGAACCAGAACCTCTTGagcaacagaaacagcagaTTACTAATGAAGAAGGCACAGAGCTGTTCTCTTACAAAGGCAATGACGTCGAGTATTTTGTGTCCTCTAGTTCCCCTTCTGGTTTGTACCAACTAGACCTGCTGTCAACGGAGAAGGATACGCATTTTAAAGTGTATGCAACTACTACTCCAGAATCCGACCAACCTTACCCCGAATTACCTTATGATCCCAGAATTGATGTCACTTCTCTGGGACGTACAACAGTGACACTAGCATGGAAACCGAGTCCCACGGCCTCATTACTGAAACAGCCAATTCAGTATTGCATagtcatcaataaagaacaCAATTTCAAAAGCCTCTGTGCTGTTGAAGCCAAACTCAGTTCTGATGATGCCTTCATGATGGCTCCAAAGCCAGGTCTGGATTTCAGTCCATTCGACTTTGCCCATTTTGGCTTCCCCACAGACAACAACGCTGGCAAAGAACGTGGTTTCCTAAAATCATCATCAAAGTTTGGGCGCCAGACATCCTCAAAGCCGAGAGTTGACCTGCACAAAGTTTGTATCGGGAACAAGAATATCTTCACAGTGTCTGACCTGAAACCTGATACACAGTACTATTTTGACATGTTTGCAGTAAACACTAACACTAACATGAGCACTGCATATGTTGGCACCTTTGCTAGAACAAAGGAGGAGGCTAAGCAGAAGACAGTCGAACTGAAGGATGGCAAAGTTACAGATGTATTCATCAAGAGGAAGGGAGCCAAATTTCTACGGTTTGCTCCTGTTTCATCTCACCAGAAGGTCACCTTCTCTGTTCATTCCTGTCTGGATGCTGTTCAGATCCAAGTTAGAAGAGACGGCAAACTTCTCTTGTCTCAAAATGTGGAGGGAGTACGGCAGTTCCAGCtgcgaggaaaagcaaaagctaaaTACCTAATTaggctgaaaggaagcaaaaaaggtgcttctgtgctgaaGATCCTGGCAACAACAAGGCCTAACAAGCAGTcgtttccttctcttcctgaaGATACAAGAATCAAAGCCTTTGACAAACTCCGCACGTGTTCTTCAGTCACGGTGGCGTGGCTTGGCACACAGGAGAGAAACAAATTCTGCATCTACAAAAAGGAAGTGGATGACAATTACAAcgaggagcagaagaaaagagaacagaaccAGTGCTTGGGTCCAGATACgaggaagaaatcagaaaaggtTCTCTGTAAATACTTTCACAGCCAGAATATACAGAAAGCAGTCACCACAGAGACAATTCGGGGCCTGCAGCCTGGCAAGTCCTACCTGCTGGACGTTTATGTCATAGGGCATGGAGGGCACTCTGTCAAGTACCAGAGCAAACTGGTGAAAACGAGAAAGTTCTGTTAG
- the NDNF gene encoding protein NDNF isoform X4, with translation MLRGLGRTSRMLLLHCPLLLLLLPLSSRTQKLPTRDEELFQMQIRDKAFFHDSSVVPDGAEISSYLFRDTPKRYFFVVEEDNTPLAVTVTPCDAPLEWKLSVQELPEEASGEGSGEPEPLEQQKQQITNEEGTELFSYKGNDVEYFVSSSSPSGLYQLDLLSTEKDTHFKVYATTTPESDQPYPELPYDPRIDVTSLGRTTVTLAWKPSPTASLLKQPIQYCIVINKEHNFKSLCAVEAKLSSDDAFMMAPKPGLDFSPFDFAHFGFPTDNNAGKERGFLKSSSKFGRQTSSKPRVDLHKVCIGNKNIFTVSDLKPDTQYYFDMFAVNTNTNMSTAYVGTFARTKEEAKQKTVELKDGKVTDVFIKRKGAKFLRFAPVSSHQKVTFSVHSCLDAVQIQVRRDGKLLLSQNVEGVRQFQLRGKAKAKYLIRLKGSKKGASVLKILATTRPNKQSFPSLPEDTRIKAFDKLRTCSSVTVAWLGTQERNKFCIYKKEVDDNYNEEQKKREQNQCLGPDTRKKSEKVLCKYFHSQNIQKAVTTETIRGLQPGKSYLLDVYVIGHGGHSVKYQSKLVKTRKFC, from the exons GATGCTCCTGCTTCACTGCCCgctgctcttgctgctgctgccgctcaGCTCCAGGACACAGAAGTTGCCTACCAGAGATGAGGAGCTCTTCCAGATGCAGATTCGggacaaagcattttttcatgATTCATCAGTCGTCCCAGATGGAGCCGAAATTAGCAGCTACCTGTTCCGAGACACACCTAAAAG GTACTTCTTTGTGGTTGAAGAGGACAATACGCCTCTAGCAGTGACAGTGACACCTTGCGATGCCCCCCTGGAGTGGAAACTGAGTGTGCAAGAGCTCCCAGAGGAAGCCAGTGGAGAAGGTTCAG GTGAACCAGAACCTCTTGagcaacagaaacagcagaTTACTAATGAAGAAGGCACAGAGCTGTTCTCTTACAAAGGCAATGACGTCGAGTATTTTGTGTCCTCTAGTTCCCCTTCTGGTTTGTACCAACTAGACCTGCTGTCAACGGAGAAGGATACGCATTTTAAAGTGTATGCAACTACTACTCCAGAATCCGACCAACCTTACCCCGAATTACCTTATGATCCCAGAATTGATGTCACTTCTCTGGGACGTACAACAGTGACACTAGCATGGAAACCGAGTCCCACGGCCTCATTACTGAAACAGCCAATTCAGTATTGCATagtcatcaataaagaacaCAATTTCAAAAGCCTCTGTGCTGTTGAAGCCAAACTCAGTTCTGATGATGCCTTCATGATGGCTCCAAAGCCAGGTCTGGATTTCAGTCCATTCGACTTTGCCCATTTTGGCTTCCCCACAGACAACAACGCTGGCAAAGAACGTGGTTTCCTAAAATCATCATCAAAGTTTGGGCGCCAGACATCCTCAAAGCCGAGAGTTGACCTGCACAAAGTTTGTATCGGGAACAAGAATATCTTCACAGTGTCTGACCTGAAACCTGATACACAGTACTATTTTGACATGTTTGCAGTAAACACTAACACTAACATGAGCACTGCATATGTTGGCACCTTTGCTAGAACAAAGGAGGAGGCTAAGCAGAAGACAGTCGAACTGAAGGATGGCAAAGTTACAGATGTATTCATCAAGAGGAAGGGAGCCAAATTTCTACGGTTTGCTCCTGTTTCATCTCACCAGAAGGTCACCTTCTCTGTTCATTCCTGTCTGGATGCTGTTCAGATCCAAGTTAGAAGAGACGGCAAACTTCTCTTGTCTCAAAATGTGGAGGGAGTACGGCAGTTCCAGCtgcgaggaaaagcaaaagctaaaTACCTAATTaggctgaaaggaagcaaaaaaggtgcttctgtgctgaaGATCCTGGCAACAACAAGGCCTAACAAGCAGTcgtttccttctcttcctgaaGATACAAGAATCAAAGCCTTTGACAAACTCCGCACGTGTTCTTCAGTCACGGTGGCGTGGCTTGGCACACAGGAGAGAAACAAATTCTGCATCTACAAAAAGGAAGTGGATGACAATTACAAcgaggagcagaagaaaagagaacagaaccAGTGCTTGGGTCCAGATACgaggaagaaatcagaaaaggtTCTCTGTAAATACTTTCACAGCCAGAATATACAGAAAGCAGTCACCACAGAGACAATTCGGGGCCTGCAGCCTGGCAAGTCCTACCTGCTGGACGTTTATGTCATAGGGCATGGAGGGCACTCTGTCAAGTACCAGAGCAAACTGGTGAAAACGAGAAAGTTCTGTTAG
- the NDNF gene encoding protein NDNF isoform X3 produces MTSATFRSLLAACRMLLLHCPLLLLLLPLSSRTQKLPTRDEELFQMQIRDKAFFHDSSVVPDGAEISSYLFRDTPKRYFFVVEEDNTPLAVTVTPCDAPLEWKLSVQELPEEASGEGSGEPEPLEQQKQQITNEEGTELFSYKGNDVEYFVSSSSPSGLYQLDLLSTEKDTHFKVYATTTPESDQPYPELPYDPRIDVTSLGRTTVTLAWKPSPTASLLKQPIQYCIVINKEHNFKSLCAVEAKLSSDDAFMMAPKPGLDFSPFDFAHFGFPTDNNAGKERGFLKSSSKFGRQTSSKPRVDLHKVCIGNKNIFTVSDLKPDTQYYFDMFAVNTNTNMSTAYVGTFARTKEEAKQKTVELKDGKVTDVFIKRKGAKFLRFAPVSSHQKVTFSVHSCLDAVQIQVRRDGKLLLSQNVEGVRQFQLRGKAKAKYLIRLKGSKKGASVLKILATTRPNKQSFPSLPEDTRIKAFDKLRTCSSVTVAWLGTQERNKFCIYKKEVDDNYNEEQKKREQNQCLGPDTRKKSEKVLCKYFHSQNIQKAVTTETIRGLQPGKSYLLDVYVIGHGGHSVKYQSKLVKTRKFC; encoded by the exons GATGCTCCTGCTTCACTGCCCgctgctcttgctgctgctgccgctcaGCTCCAGGACACAGAAGTTGCCTACCAGAGATGAGGAGCTCTTCCAGATGCAGATTCGggacaaagcattttttcatgATTCATCAGTCGTCCCAGATGGAGCCGAAATTAGCAGCTACCTGTTCCGAGACACACCTAAAAG GTACTTCTTTGTGGTTGAAGAGGACAATACGCCTCTAGCAGTGACAGTGACACCTTGCGATGCCCCCCTGGAGTGGAAACTGAGTGTGCAAGAGCTCCCAGAGGAAGCCAGTGGAGAAGGTTCAG GTGAACCAGAACCTCTTGagcaacagaaacagcagaTTACTAATGAAGAAGGCACAGAGCTGTTCTCTTACAAAGGCAATGACGTCGAGTATTTTGTGTCCTCTAGTTCCCCTTCTGGTTTGTACCAACTAGACCTGCTGTCAACGGAGAAGGATACGCATTTTAAAGTGTATGCAACTACTACTCCAGAATCCGACCAACCTTACCCCGAATTACCTTATGATCCCAGAATTGATGTCACTTCTCTGGGACGTACAACAGTGACACTAGCATGGAAACCGAGTCCCACGGCCTCATTACTGAAACAGCCAATTCAGTATTGCATagtcatcaataaagaacaCAATTTCAAAAGCCTCTGTGCTGTTGAAGCCAAACTCAGTTCTGATGATGCCTTCATGATGGCTCCAAAGCCAGGTCTGGATTTCAGTCCATTCGACTTTGCCCATTTTGGCTTCCCCACAGACAACAACGCTGGCAAAGAACGTGGTTTCCTAAAATCATCATCAAAGTTTGGGCGCCAGACATCCTCAAAGCCGAGAGTTGACCTGCACAAAGTTTGTATCGGGAACAAGAATATCTTCACAGTGTCTGACCTGAAACCTGATACACAGTACTATTTTGACATGTTTGCAGTAAACACTAACACTAACATGAGCACTGCATATGTTGGCACCTTTGCTAGAACAAAGGAGGAGGCTAAGCAGAAGACAGTCGAACTGAAGGATGGCAAAGTTACAGATGTATTCATCAAGAGGAAGGGAGCCAAATTTCTACGGTTTGCTCCTGTTTCATCTCACCAGAAGGTCACCTTCTCTGTTCATTCCTGTCTGGATGCTGTTCAGATCCAAGTTAGAAGAGACGGCAAACTTCTCTTGTCTCAAAATGTGGAGGGAGTACGGCAGTTCCAGCtgcgaggaaaagcaaaagctaaaTACCTAATTaggctgaaaggaagcaaaaaaggtgcttctgtgctgaaGATCCTGGCAACAACAAGGCCTAACAAGCAGTcgtttccttctcttcctgaaGATACAAGAATCAAAGCCTTTGACAAACTCCGCACGTGTTCTTCAGTCACGGTGGCGTGGCTTGGCACACAGGAGAGAAACAAATTCTGCATCTACAAAAAGGAAGTGGATGACAATTACAAcgaggagcagaagaaaagagaacagaaccAGTGCTTGGGTCCAGATACgaggaagaaatcagaaaaggtTCTCTGTAAATACTTTCACAGCCAGAATATACAGAAAGCAGTCACCACAGAGACAATTCGGGGCCTGCAGCCTGGCAAGTCCTACCTGCTGGACGTTTATGTCATAGGGCATGGAGGGCACTCTGTCAAGTACCAGAGCAAACTGGTGAAAACGAGAAAGTTCTGTTAG